A stretch of the Acyrthosiphon pisum isolate AL4f chromosome A2, pea_aphid_22Mar2018_4r6ur, whole genome shotgun sequence genome encodes the following:
- the LOC115034080 gene encoding uncharacterized protein LOC115034080 isoform X2: MEIGTTAAATVFEVHRALLSAERSGPAADLLDVSQRFLRLFALCKVSGDVAEEANKLVTILLDINPSADIHLEDEISFFLWEIDNPPAEMRLAYGILALGPRLFVSVFSWCVGFILILLQFRWPRTY, translated from the exons ATGGAAATCGGGACGACTGCGGCGGCTACGGTGTTTGAAGTCCACCGAGCGCTCCTGTCAGCGGAACGTTCCGGTCCGGCGGCGGACCTGTTGGATGTATCTCAACGATTTCTGAGGCTGTTCGCGTTGTGCAAGGTTTCCGGCGACGTTGCAGAGGAA gCAAACAAACTCGTGACGATCTTGTTGGACATAAACCCGAGCGCGGACATACATCTAGAAGACGaa ATATCGTTCTTTCTGTGGGAAATTGACAATCCTCCGGCGGAAATGCGTTTAGCGTATGGTATATTGGCACTGGGCCCGAGACTGTTCGTATcc GTGTTTTCCTGGTGCGTCGGCTTCATCTTGATACTGTTGCAGTTCCGCTGGCCCAGAACGTACTAA
- the LOC115034080 gene encoding uncharacterized protein LOC115034080 isoform X1, protein MEIGTTAAATVFEVHRALLSAERSGPAADLLDVSQRFLRLFALCKVSGDVAEEANKLVTILLDINPSADIHLEDEISFFLWEIDNPPAEMRLAYGILALGPRLFVSVSIYYYITNRRFTIGPQTYSHTAF, encoded by the exons ATGGAAATCGGGACGACTGCGGCGGCTACGGTGTTTGAAGTCCACCGAGCGCTCCTGTCAGCGGAACGTTCCGGTCCGGCGGCGGACCTGTTGGATGTATCTCAACGATTTCTGAGGCTGTTCGCGTTGTGCAAGGTTTCCGGCGACGTTGCAGAGGAA gCAAACAAACTCGTGACGATCTTGTTGGACATAAACCCGAGCGCGGACATACATCTAGAAGACGaa ATATCGTTCTTTCTGTGGGAAATTGACAATCCTCCGGCGGAAATGCGTTTAGCGTATGGTATATTGGCACTGGGCCCGAGACTGTTCGTATccgtaagtatatattattatatcactaatAGAAGATTCACGATAGGTCCACAGACGTactcccacacagcattttaa
- the LOC107883306 gene encoding uncharacterized protein LOC107883306 isoform X1 — protein MKVNLSIVFKSFSVPYYYSILFGWMPIRIPKNDSEMKNKSLWCIPGLIFSLSYIILLIVSGSTTQALRNAIKYQGNRTLSNITIHDRIQIVVGPMFIISLWLNQTIMIIIHILMPFHLKGLRTVFKLFNVFFKCHGSIIGDENTINMIARNTNIESGMMIIMNTVLSIVSVTTSFNRIRLTFAWKLYILIDNVIHKLAAISLCVQFWCMCSVLAKCYKCLNVSLDRLRIRKNHVTIRPPGLFTMPDRLTLPTNMVTHIRKLNQAHTDLCSILDHTNGVYQVCTDIFNIRLVVYYILYYFVLMTCCIYLHKVLILLSIITCVLSMLPHLFVLGIIMAYSNFKITPQLSMVIWPLHYMIRVYIVCKAASIASNEARRTKTILNAAFHKHLTDDEKNGIKGFLERIDNKKIRFSLYGLSYLDDEYFLSSVMAVGGYLVIIIQSYMTVIEEQYPIYDRPTADKFDE, from the exons ATGAAAGTCAATTTATCCATTGTGTTTAAGAGTTTTTCTGTTCCCTATTACTATTCAATATTGTTCGGATGGATGCCCATCCGTATACCAAAGAATGACAGCGAAAtg aaaaacaaGAGTTTGTGGTGTATACCTGGATTAATTTTTTCGTTGAGTTATATCATACTACTAATAGTTTCCGGAAGCACTACTCAGGCATTAAGAAATGCAATCAAGTACCAAGGAAATAGAACTTTGAGTAAT ataACAATTCACGATCGTATACAGATTGTAGTGGGACCTATGTTCATAATATCTCTGTGGTTGAATCAAACGATTATGATCATAATACACATATTGATGCCGTTCCATTTAAAAGGACTAAGAACTGTTTTCAAGCTcttcaatgtttttttcaagTGCCATGGCTCGATTATAG GGGACGAGAACACCATTAACATGATAGCACGCAACACTAACATTGAATCCGGCATGATGATCATAATGAACACAGTTCTGTCGATCGTATCGGTTACGACAAGTTTCAATAGGATAAGACTGACCTTTGCTTGGAAACTGTACATCTTGATC GACAATGTTATTCACAAACTAGCGGCGATTTCGCTGTGTGTCCAATTCTGGTGTATGTGTTCAGTATTGGCAAAATGCTATAAGTGTCTCAACGTATCTCTGGATAGACTTCGAATCCGAAAAAATCATG TGACGATACGCCCCCCGGGCTTATTCACAATGCCAGACCGGTTGACGCTACCGACGAATATGGTAACGCACATCCGGAAGTTAAACCAAGCACACACTGACCTCTGTTCCATCCTCGATCACACAAACGGCGTTTATCAG GTGTGTACCGACATTTTCAATATACGACttgttgtgtattatattttatactatttcgTTCTTATGACGTGTTGTATATATCTGCACAAGGTGCTGATCCTTTTGAGCATCATCACTTGCGTACTAAGCATGCTGCCTCATTTATTCGTTTTGGGAATTATCATggcatattcaaattttaaaatcacacCACAATTATCCATGGTCATATGGCCGCTCCACTACATGATAAGGGTATATATCGTGTGCAAAGCCGCTTCAATTGCGTCCAacgaa GCCAGACGGACAAAAACTATTCTCAATGCTGCATTTCACAAACATTTGACAGACGACGAAAAAAACGGA ATAAAAGGTTTCTTGGAAAGGATtgataataagaaaataagatTTTCTTTATACGGCTTGAGCTATTTGGACGACGAATATTTCTTATCa agTGTAATGGCAGTGGGAGGATACCTAGTGATCATCATTCAATCGTACATGACAGTTATCGAAGAACAATATCCAATTTATGATCGTCCAACTGCCGATAAATTTGACGAATGA
- the LOC107883306 gene encoding uncharacterized protein LOC107883306 isoform X2 — protein MKVNLSIVFKSFSVPYYYSILFGWMPIRIPKNDSEMKNKSLWCIPGLIFSLSYIILLIVSGSTTQALRNAIKYQGNRTLSNITIHDRIQIVVGPMFIISLWLNQTIMIIIHILMPFHLKGLRTVFKLFNVFFKCHGSIIGDENTINMIARNTNIESGMMIIMNTVLSIVSVTTSFNRIRLTFAWKLYILIDNVIHKLAAISLCVQFWCMCSVLAKCYKCLNVSLDRLRIRKNHVTIRPPGLFTMPDRLTLPTNMVTHIRKLNQAHTDLCSILDHTNGVYQVLILLSIITCVLSMLPHLFVLGIIMAYSNFKITPQLSMVIWPLHYMIRVYIVCKAASIASNEARRTKTILNAAFHKHLTDDEKNGIKGFLERIDNKKIRFSLYGLSYLDDEYFLSSVMAVGGYLVIIIQSYMTVIEEQYPIYDRPTADKFDE, from the exons ATGAAAGTCAATTTATCCATTGTGTTTAAGAGTTTTTCTGTTCCCTATTACTATTCAATATTGTTCGGATGGATGCCCATCCGTATACCAAAGAATGACAGCGAAAtg aaaaacaaGAGTTTGTGGTGTATACCTGGATTAATTTTTTCGTTGAGTTATATCATACTACTAATAGTTTCCGGAAGCACTACTCAGGCATTAAGAAATGCAATCAAGTACCAAGGAAATAGAACTTTGAGTAAT ataACAATTCACGATCGTATACAGATTGTAGTGGGACCTATGTTCATAATATCTCTGTGGTTGAATCAAACGATTATGATCATAATACACATATTGATGCCGTTCCATTTAAAAGGACTAAGAACTGTTTTCAAGCTcttcaatgtttttttcaagTGCCATGGCTCGATTATAG GGGACGAGAACACCATTAACATGATAGCACGCAACACTAACATTGAATCCGGCATGATGATCATAATGAACACAGTTCTGTCGATCGTATCGGTTACGACAAGTTTCAATAGGATAAGACTGACCTTTGCTTGGAAACTGTACATCTTGATC GACAATGTTATTCACAAACTAGCGGCGATTTCGCTGTGTGTCCAATTCTGGTGTATGTGTTCAGTATTGGCAAAATGCTATAAGTGTCTCAACGTATCTCTGGATAGACTTCGAATCCGAAAAAATCATG TGACGATACGCCCCCCGGGCTTATTCACAATGCCAGACCGGTTGACGCTACCGACGAATATGGTAACGCACATCCGGAAGTTAAACCAAGCACACACTGACCTCTGTTCCATCCTCGATCACACAAACGGCGTTTATCAG GTGCTGATCCTTTTGAGCATCATCACTTGCGTACTAAGCATGCTGCCTCATTTATTCGTTTTGGGAATTATCATggcatattcaaattttaaaatcacacCACAATTATCCATGGTCATATGGCCGCTCCACTACATGATAAGGGTATATATCGTGTGCAAAGCCGCTTCAATTGCGTCCAacgaa GCCAGACGGACAAAAACTATTCTCAATGCTGCATTTCACAAACATTTGACAGACGACGAAAAAAACGGA ATAAAAGGTTTCTTGGAAAGGATtgataataagaaaataagatTTTCTTTATACGGCTTGAGCTATTTGGACGACGAATATTTCTTATCa agTGTAATGGCAGTGGGAGGATACCTAGTGATCATCATTCAATCGTACATGACAGTTATCGAAGAACAATATCCAATTTATGATCGTCCAACTGCCGATAAATTTGACGAATGA
- the LOC107883306 gene encoding uncharacterized protein LOC107883306 isoform X3: MKVNLSIVFKSFSVPYYYSILFGWMPIRIPKNDSEMKNKSLWCIPGLIFSLSYIILLIVSGSTTQALRNAIKYQGNRTLSNITIHDRIQIVVGPMFIISLWLNQTIMIIIHILMPFHLKGLRTVFKLFNVFFKCHGSIIGDENTINMIARNTNIESGMMIIMNTVLSIVSVTTSFNRIRLTFAWKLYILIDNVIHKLAAISLCVQFWCMCSVLAKCYKCLNVSLDRLRIRKNHVTIRPPGLFTMPDRLTLPTNMVTHIRKLNQAHTDLCSILDHTNGVYQVCTDIFNIRLVVYYILYYFVLMTCCIYLHKVLILLSIITCVLSMLPHLFVLGIIMAYSNFKITPQLSMVIWPLHYMIRVYIVCKAASIASNEARRTKTILNAAFHKHLTDDEKNGSVMAVGGYLVIIIQSYMTVIEEQYPIYDRPTADKFDE; this comes from the exons ATGAAAGTCAATTTATCCATTGTGTTTAAGAGTTTTTCTGTTCCCTATTACTATTCAATATTGTTCGGATGGATGCCCATCCGTATACCAAAGAATGACAGCGAAAtg aaaaacaaGAGTTTGTGGTGTATACCTGGATTAATTTTTTCGTTGAGTTATATCATACTACTAATAGTTTCCGGAAGCACTACTCAGGCATTAAGAAATGCAATCAAGTACCAAGGAAATAGAACTTTGAGTAAT ataACAATTCACGATCGTATACAGATTGTAGTGGGACCTATGTTCATAATATCTCTGTGGTTGAATCAAACGATTATGATCATAATACACATATTGATGCCGTTCCATTTAAAAGGACTAAGAACTGTTTTCAAGCTcttcaatgtttttttcaagTGCCATGGCTCGATTATAG GGGACGAGAACACCATTAACATGATAGCACGCAACACTAACATTGAATCCGGCATGATGATCATAATGAACACAGTTCTGTCGATCGTATCGGTTACGACAAGTTTCAATAGGATAAGACTGACCTTTGCTTGGAAACTGTACATCTTGATC GACAATGTTATTCACAAACTAGCGGCGATTTCGCTGTGTGTCCAATTCTGGTGTATGTGTTCAGTATTGGCAAAATGCTATAAGTGTCTCAACGTATCTCTGGATAGACTTCGAATCCGAAAAAATCATG TGACGATACGCCCCCCGGGCTTATTCACAATGCCAGACCGGTTGACGCTACCGACGAATATGGTAACGCACATCCGGAAGTTAAACCAAGCACACACTGACCTCTGTTCCATCCTCGATCACACAAACGGCGTTTATCAG GTGTGTACCGACATTTTCAATATACGACttgttgtgtattatattttatactatttcgTTCTTATGACGTGTTGTATATATCTGCACAAGGTGCTGATCCTTTTGAGCATCATCACTTGCGTACTAAGCATGCTGCCTCATTTATTCGTTTTGGGAATTATCATggcatattcaaattttaaaatcacacCACAATTATCCATGGTCATATGGCCGCTCCACTACATGATAAGGGTATATATCGTGTGCAAAGCCGCTTCAATTGCGTCCAacgaa GCCAGACGGACAAAAACTATTCTCAATGCTGCATTTCACAAACATTTGACAGACGACGAAAAAAACGGA agTGTAATGGCAGTGGGAGGATACCTAGTGATCATCATTCAATCGTACATGACAGTTATCGAAGAACAATATCCAATTTATGATCGTCCAACTGCCGATAAATTTGACGAATGA